The nucleotide sequence TGTCCTTTATCGGCGTCGGCAGATCTCGCTCACGAAGCCGCCTGAAGTCGAGAAAGACAAGTCTGGCGGTTACCAGGCGAAAGGAGGCTTCAGTTTCACGACGGGCCCGTCTGGCTCGACCGCACTCAAACCGCCTCCCGGGAAACCATCAGGCCCTGCAGCTCCGCCGGAACCTCCGCTCATTGAACGCACTGACACCGAGGGCCAACCACACGTCGGAGACGACGCCGCCGTTCCTCGTGACGCACCCAAACGGCTGATTCGCGATGTGGAGATCCCGGAAGCGCCCACACCTCGCCCTGTCACGGAACCGACTGAGAAAACCGCCGCCGAAAAGCCGGAAACACCCTCGAACGCCGCGCCCGCCCCGGTCGAACCCGCTGAGGCTGAGCCTGCGGAAGAGGCTCGCGTCACCGAAATCGAGGAAATCGAACCCACTGAGGGCCGCCTCGACCGGCTGCGCGGACGGCTGTCGCGATCGCAGAATGCTGTCGGAAAGAGCTTGCTCGGCCTGCTCGGCGGCGGCGATCTGGACGAAGACTCGTGGGAGGAAGTTGAGGACACACTCCTTATCGCGGACCTCGGTTCGGCGACCACCACAAAGATTGTGGACCGACTGAGGGAAGAGATGGCGGCCCGAACGATCCGGACCGAGGCCGAAGCGCGCGGACTGCTGAAGGAAGTCCTCGTCGACGCACTTCGGCCCGAGCTAGATCGCTCCATTCGTATCCTGCCGCACGGTGATCGCCCATCGGTGACACTTGTCGTTGGAGTCAACGGAACAGGTAAGACGACGACCACCGGTAAACTCGCCCGGGTGCTCGTGGCTGATGGCCGCCGTGTCCTGCTTGGCGCCGCCGACACATTCCGTGCTGCTGCGGCCGACCAGTTGCAGACATGGGCCGAGCGCGTTGGTGCCGAGGTAGTACGCGGCCGTGAGGGAGCAGACCCAGCGTCGGTGGCGTTCGACGCCGTCAGCCGCGGAATCGAGCTTGGTGTTGACTCGGTCCTGATCGACACCGCCGGGCGTCTCCACACGAAAACAGGCCTGATGGACGAACTCGGCAAGGTAAAGCGCGTCGTCGAGAAGAAGGCGCCCGTCGATGAGGTGCTGCTTGTGCTCGACGCGACGATCGGCCAGAACGGCCTGGCTCAGGCGCGCGTATTCGCCGACGTCGTGGACATTACGGGTGTGGTTCTCACGAAACTGGATGGCACCGCGAAGGGTGGGATTGTCTTCCAGGTGCAGCATGAACTCGGTGTGCCAGTGAAGCTCGTCGGCCTCGGAGAGGGCGCGGACCACCTCGCCCCGTTCGAGCCGAACGCGTTCGTTGATGCGCTGCTATAGGGGAGTTGCCTGTCGATTCGGTGGAGAATGACGCGGATAGCGCGGTTTTCTTCACCGGATCGACCTCCGGGGCCACCGTGTGGCGTTTCCGGTAAAGCCCCGGTCACGATCGAACGACAAAGTAAGCGCGATGAGTGTCACGCGCGCGCGGATGTGGACTTCCGGCCGAGATTGGACAGGCAAGAGGAATTGCCCTCTCATAGTGCCCAGCGCTGGAGGTTGACCTGTGCGTACTTGGTCTCGTCGCTACCCCGCTGTTGCTGCCTGTCTCGCTGTCGCCGCTTGTACCGTGATGGCGCCAGGTCCGGCACTCGCGCAGGAGCCAGATGCCCGCACCCTCGTAGCTGCGGCGATTGATGACGCGGGCGGGCGCGTCGTGGCCTACCAAGCGGGGCCCGAGTTCCCCGCACCGATGCAATCGTCGGACCTGAATTGGTATTCGACGGCGCACGATGTCCGTATCGTCGTCGTTCCACATGCATCACAGTCGATAACCGGGCGGCTGCTTCTCGACGCACATGGCGGAGCAGACCGGTGCGCGAGCAACCCGAACGCCCAGACGGCCGACGGAACAGTGCAGCAGTCAGCGCTCTTCACAGCGCGGGAGGCGTGGGATGCGCTGGAACGCCCAGCGATCTTGATTAATACCAACTTCTTCGACGTGCGTCCCCAGCTTGGCGGCCAGGGTTGGCGCGACACGAACTGCAGCACTCCGTTTGGGGTGTATTACGACAACCACGACGATCCGGGGCGCGAGCGTCTTGACGAGGCGATCCGGTCCGACGGCACGGGCCGCTTCTATCGCGGGCCGATGGGGCTGACAGGCGAACTCGAGAACGGGTGGGGCCGGCTAGCGACTTTCCTTATTAGTGGTGATGGCTCTGGCGCGAGCACCATCGAGATGCTGGTAGCGCCCCGTCCCTTCGAGAACCCCGCGGCTGAGCAGCGCCTTGATGAACTCGAGGCGTCGGGGAGGGCGTTCGTCGCATTCGCGGGCCTGTCGCTCCTGCATCCCTCCGGGGATGTGGACATGCCGGATGAAGCTAGGACTGGCCGGAGTGCGATTGGCTATAGCCCAAAGTACGATCGGCTCTTCCTGATACAGGCGGGCTCGAACATGGACCCAGAATCGGGTCTGACCCAGGCGGAGCTGGGTGACTTGCTGCGAGGCCTTGGGGCAGCGATGGGTGTTCAGCTCGACAGTGGAGGCTCGTCGGCGCTGCTGGTGCACCGGCACAGTGGAGTGTTCTGGGCGGGACAGGGCGTGCATGACGGGGCAGCCCCAGCCGGGGCATGTCCAGAACTCGAAGACGCTGTATGTAGTCCCGGAATTAGTCCAGATGGTGAAAGCCGCCGGGTGCCAGCGTGGCTGGGCATCGGCTCACCAGCTTTCCCGGAAGAACCGGTCGGGGAGTATTCCGGCCTCCATGAAGCGGTCGGGGTGCCAGAAAGTGAAGTGGAACCTGAAATCGAGC is from Hoyosella subflava DQS3-9A1 and encodes:
- a CDS encoding phosphodiester glycosidase family protein; amino-acid sequence: MRTWSRRYPAVAACLAVAACTVMAPGPALAQEPDARTLVAAAIDDAGGRVVAYQAGPEFPAPMQSSDLNWYSTAHDVRIVVVPHASQSITGRLLLDAHGGADRCASNPNAQTADGTVQQSALFTAREAWDALERPAILINTNFFDVRPQLGGQGWRDTNCSTPFGVYYDNHDDPGRERLDEAIRSDGTGRFYRGPMGLTGELENGWGRLATFLISGDGSGASTIEMLVAPRPFENPAAEQRLDELEASGRAFVAFAGLSLLHPSGDVDMPDEARTGRSAIGYSPKYDRLFLIQAGSNMDPESGLTQAELGDLLRGLGAAMGVQLDSGGSSALLVHRHSGVFWAGQGVHDGAAPAGACPELEDAVCSPGISPDGESRRVPAWLGIGSPAFPEEPVGEYSGLHEAVGVPESEVEPEIEHVLDDPDHMIPRVDTFEDVQ
- the ftsY gene encoding signal recognition particle-docking protein FtsY; translated protein: MTTELWIVVAAIAAIILVALVAGAVLYRRRQISLTKPPEVEKDKSGGYQAKGGFSFTTGPSGSTALKPPPGKPSGPAAPPEPPLIERTDTEGQPHVGDDAAVPRDAPKRLIRDVEIPEAPTPRPVTEPTEKTAAEKPETPSNAAPAPVEPAEAEPAEEARVTEIEEIEPTEGRLDRLRGRLSRSQNAVGKSLLGLLGGGDLDEDSWEEVEDTLLIADLGSATTTKIVDRLREEMAARTIRTEAEARGLLKEVLVDALRPELDRSIRILPHGDRPSVTLVVGVNGTGKTTTTGKLARVLVADGRRVLLGAADTFRAAAADQLQTWAERVGAEVVRGREGADPASVAFDAVSRGIELGVDSVLIDTAGRLHTKTGLMDELGKVKRVVEKKAPVDEVLLVLDATIGQNGLAQARVFADVVDITGVVLTKLDGTAKGGIVFQVQHELGVPVKLVGLGEGADHLAPFEPNAFVDALL